The Oncorhynchus tshawytscha isolate Ot180627B linkage group LG08, Otsh_v2.0, whole genome shotgun sequence genome window below encodes:
- the LOC112236180 gene encoding Kv channel-interacting protein 1 isoform X3, whose protein sequence is MGLVMGTFSMQSNKQDRTYRKDKIDDDFELSIVCHRPEGLDKLEAQTNFSKQELQVLYRGFKNECPSGVVNEDTFKQIYAQFFPHGDASTYAHYLFNAFDSAHSGSIKFEGFIMALSTLLRGSVREKLTWTFNLYDINRDGYINKEEMTDIVSAIYDMMGKYTYPALKTDTPKQHVDAFFQKMDKNRDGVVTLDEFILSCQEDENIMRSLQLFKNVI, encoded by the exons aTAAAATAGATGATGATTTTGAGTTGAGCATTGTGTGTCATCGGCCAGAAGGGCTGGATAAACTAGAGGCTCAGACCAACTTCAGCAAGCAAGAGCTGCAAGTGCTCTACCGAGGCTTCAAAAAC GAGTGCCCTAGTGGGGTGGTGAATGAGGACACCTTCAAACAGATATACGCACAGTTCTTTCCCCATGGAG ATGCCAGTACCTACGCACACTACCTGTTCAACGCCTTTGATTCAGCACACAGTGGATCCATCAAGTTTGAG ggCTTTATCATGGCGTTGTCCACCCTGCTGAGGGGTTCAGTGAGGGAGAAACTGACGTGGACGTTCAACCTGTACGACATCAACAGAGATGGCTACATCAacaaggag gagATGACAGACATCGTCAGTGCGATATATGACATGATGGGAAAGTACACCTACCCTGCCCTGAAGACAGACACTCCCAAACAACATGTGGATGCCTTCTTCCAGAAGATGGACAAGAACAGAGATGGAGTAGTCACTCTGGATGAGTTCATTCTGTCCTGCCAGGAG GACGAAAACATCATGAGGTCCCTGCAGCTCTTCAAAAATGTCATATAG